In Dysidea avara chromosome 3, odDysAvar1.4, whole genome shotgun sequence, a single window of DNA contains:
- the LOC136251647 gene encoding synapse differentiation-inducing gene protein 1-like: MSNSADTGTSPPSYIHQSSTYQPVTTYGTTDQSSHLQTPVNSEPQGTHAITVLHQPVHGAKVVVGLKPDNYMAFSLISFLCCCHCIGLAALIYSLQVDSHYAAGRILEAQAASSTALKLNKAAITIGIVLYILYISASVATVIINNNNDDDNNNYDYDY, translated from the exons ATGTCAAACTCCGCTGATACTGGAACCTCTCCTCCATCATACATTCATCAATCTTCGACTTATCAACCAGTAACCACGTATGGTACTACCGACCAGTCTTCGC ATCTCCAGACTCCTGTAAACTCAGAACCTCAAGGAACACATGCCATCACA GTACTTCACCAGCCAGTTCATGGAGCTAAAGTTGTTGTGGGGCTCAAACCTGACAACTACATGGCATTTTCTCTCATTAGCTTCCTCTGCTGTTGTCATTGTATTGGACTAGCAGCATTGATATATTCACTGCAG GTTGATTCGCATTATGCTGCTGGTCGGATCTTAGAAGCACAGGCTGCATCATCTACTGCCTTGAAGTTGAATAAGGCAGCCATAACCATTGGAATAGTACTTTACATTCTCTATATTTCAGCATCTGTTGCGACAGTAATTATCAACAacaacaatgatgatgataacaataACTACGATTATGATTACTGA
- the LOC136251660 gene encoding protein NLRC5-like, translating into MLKISWSNDCYLLLNAAVLAWNMSNKHYGDAGVVLIIAFLQNNTTVKTLKFSSSDISDDGAMVISEYLKDNNALQSLDLSHNNISDDGVSDISNSLKNNNTLKHLDISHNNISNSGALAIRECLKTNDALQNLNISGNKVTCVRVKELGVVIPIVTGPAIIGHVGPVTINAMLQILDISGNSIFDDGIIAISECLIAIKTNSTLQRLDVSYNECSDDGALAISEYLKNNSTLQHLSISWNSKHLVLDGTIKHYDLSNKHYGDTGAILISAFLENHSTIQTLNLACNSITDDGAVFISKCLENTSTLKVFNIAGNKITSVGAKRIAKAIKTNTTLQKIDISCNIFSDDAALAIAESLQKDNTLQHLSISWSINHLILDATLKSYDLSNKHYGDTGAILISGFLENNTMIEILNLECNNISDNGAKAISEYFNNTVKLRSINLSNNKIKNVGAILKTNLVLQTLDVSHNNISDDGAIAISEYLKKTNTLENLNLSNNKITNIGVKKIADGIKANSILQILDISYNKVSDGGILAVSECLKKYRTLQQLSISWNNNHLILDATVKSINASNKQYGNTGAVLISAFLINNTTIQTLNLAYNDISHNGVVAICQYLKSTSVLQSLNLMGNKITSMGFKEIASAIKETTKVRRLDISYDKDSDDGVLAIIMCLNKSNTFQQLSISWDNSHLVLDATVKSCYISSRHCGDTGAIFISAFVENNATIQTLNLACNDISDDGILSLSTCVKNSSTLQNLFMSNNNITSVGAKVIGKALETNLALQTLDVSYNNISDDGAIAISEYLKKNNTLHTLNLSNNKITNTGVKVIADGIKANSILHKIDISCNNFSDDGALAITECLQKDKTLQYLSVSWNNNHLVLDATLKSYDLSNKHYGDTGIILISAFLENNTTTQTLNLSCNCISAEGARCISKCIENNNVLQSLNISENMLTKSEATIIGKAIQTNFALQSLDISRNRICDDGAMALSECLKKNKALNNLNLSDNKITSNGAVRLAEAIESNTALQILDISNNRISDDGAVTISKSLESNRTLSSLNISANKITDVGAMEIGKAMEGNMTIKVLDISHNHISDDGARAIWMGINYTPDSSMQQLDLSHNKVSANTMRSIRRSTLPPLLVYPEPSTLANSYNCCDLLLTILLLPGILIWSILCKILEILVLPMIAISFAVLIAILILPGILILPMLATLILLIPRDRAWIVWPVYISLWLIAIFLTYCQS; encoded by the exons ATGCTTAAAATATCATGGTCAAATGATTGTTACCTACTTCTTAATGCTGCTGTTTTGGCATGGAATATGTCCAATAAACACTATGGAGATGCTGGAGTAGTTCTTATAATTGCTTTTTTGCAAAACAACACTACAGTAAAAACACTGAAATTTTCAAGTAGTgatatatctgatgatggagcaatGGTTATTAGTGAGTATCTAAAAGACAACAATGCACTTCAAAGTCTTGATCTATCACATAACAACATATCCGATGATGGAGTTTCAGATATCAGCAACTCTCTTAAGAACAACAACACACTTAAACATCTTGACATTTCACACAACAACATATCTAATAGTGGAGCTTTAGCTATCAGAGAGTGTCTCAAAACCAATGATGCTCTTCAAAATCTTAACATATCAGGTAATAAAGTAACTTGTGTCAGAGTAAAAGAGCTTGGAGTAGTTATaccaattgtgaccgggcctgcgataatagggcatgtgg gcccggtcacaattaatgCAATGTTGCAAATACTTGACATTTCAGGCAACAGCATATTTGATGATGGAATTATAGCCATCAGTGAATGTCTTATTGCCATTAAAACAAACTCAACTCTACAAAGACTTGATGTTTCATATAATGAATGTTCTGATGATGGTGCACTGGCAATAAGTGAGTATCTAAAAAATAACAGTACTTTACAACACCTGAGCATATCATGGAACAGTAAACACCTTGTTCTTGATGGTACAATAAAACATTATGATCTCTCCAATAAACACTATGGGGACACTGGAGCAATTCTTATATCAGCTTTTTTAGAAAACCATTCTACAATACAAACATTGAATCTTGCATGTAATAGCATAACAGACGATGGAGCTGTGTTTATCAGTAAGTGTCTTGAGAACACAAGTACACTTAAAGTTTTTAATATAGCAGGCAATAAAATAACCAGTGTTGGAGCTAAAAGAATTGCTAAAGCCATCAAAACAAACACAACTCTACAAAAAATTGATATTTCGTGTAATATTTTTTCTGATGATGCTGCACTAGCTATCGCTGAGTCTCTCCAGAAGGACAATACTTTACAGCACCTGAGCATATCATGGAGTATCAATCACCTCATTCTTGATGCTACACTAAAGTCATACGATCTATCCAATAAACATTATGGAGACACTGGAGCAATTCTCATATCAGGTTTTTTAGAAAACAACACCATGATAGAAATCTTGAATCTTGAATGTAATAACATTTCAGATAATGGAGCTAAAGCTATAAGTGAGTACTTTAACAATACAGTTAAACTTCGGAGTATCAACCTATCAAACAACAAAATTAAAAATGTGGGAGCTATCTTAAAAACAAATTTGGTATTGCAAACACTTGACGTTTCACACAAcaacatatctgatgatggagctatagctatcagtgagtATCTTAAGAAAACCAACACTCTTGAGAACCTTAACCTATCCAATAATAAAATAACTAATATTGGGGTTAAGAAAATTGCAGATGGCATCAAAGCAAATTCAATTCTACAAATACTTGATATTTCATACAATAAAGTTTCTGATGGTGGTATATTGGCTGTCTCAGAGTGTCTCAAGAAGTACAGGACTTTACAACAACTGAGTATATCATGGAATAACAATCACCTTATTCTTGATGCAACAGTGAAGTCGATAAATGCGTCAAATAAACAATATGGGAACACTGGAGCAGTTCTCATATCAGCCTTTTTAATAAACAATACTACAATACAAACGTTGAATCTTGCATATAACGACATATCTCATAATGGAGTTGTAGCTATATGTCAGTATCTTAAGAGTACGAGTGTACTTCAAAGTTTAAATCTGATGGGCAATAAAATAACTAGTATGGGGTTTAAAGAGATTGCTAGTGCCATTAAAGAAACTACAAAAGTTCGGCGCCTTGATATTTCATATGATAAAGATTCTGATGATGGTGTGCTGGCTATCATTATGTGCCTCAATAAGAGTAATACTTTTCAACAGCTGAGCATATCATGGGATAACAGTCACCTTGTTCTTGATGCTACGGTAAAGTCATGTTATATATCCAGTAGGCACTGTGGGGATACTGGAGCAATTTTTATATCAGCTTTTGTTGAAAACAATGCTACAATACAGACATTGAACCTTGCATGTAATgacatatctgatgatggaaTTTTGTCATTAAGCACATGTGTAAAGAACTCTAGTACACTTCAAAATCTCTTTATGTCAAACAACAACATAACTAGTGTTGGAGCTAAAGTAATTGGAAAAGCACTTGAAACAAACTTGGCATTGCAAACACTTGATGTTTCATACAAcaacatatctgatgatggagctataGCCATCAGTGAGTATCTTAAGAAAAACAACACTCTTCATACCCTTAACCTGTCCAATAATAAAATAACTAATACTGGGGTTAAAGTGATTGCAGATGGTATTAAAGCAAATTCAATCCTGCATAAAATTGATATTTCATGTAATAATTTTTCTGATGATGGTGCATTGGCTATCACTGAGTGCCTCCAAAAAGACAAAACTTTACAATATCTGAGTGTATCATGGAATAATAATCACCTTGTTCTTGATGCCACACTAAAGTCATATGATCTATCTAATAAACACTATGGGGACACTGGGATAATCCTCATATCAGCTTTTTTAGAAAACAATACCACAACACAAACACTAAATCTTTCATGCAATTGCATATCTGCTGAGGGAGCTAGATGTATAAGTAAATGTATAGAAAATAACAACGTACTGCAGAGTCTGAATATATCAGAAAATATGTTAACCAAGAGTGAAGCAACTATAATTGGAAAAGCAATTCAGACAAATTTTGCTTTACAATCACTTGACATTTCACGTAATAGAATATGTGATGATGGAGCTATGGCTCTAAGTGAGTGTTTAAAGAAGAATAAAGCACTCAACAACCTGAACTTGTCAGATAATAAGATAACTAGCAATGGAGCAGTGAGATTAGCAGAAGCCATTgaatcaaatacagcattacagATCCTTGATATTTCAAATAACCgtatatctgatgatggagctgTAACTATCAGTAAAAGTCTAGAAAGCAACAGAACACTAAGCAGTCTTAACATTTCAGCAAATAAAATTACTGATGTTGGAGCCATGGAAATTGGAAAAGCCATGGAAGGAAACATGACAATAAAAGTACTTGACATTTCACATAACCatatatctgatgatggagctagAGCTATCTGGATGGGTATAAATTATACACCAGACTCATCAATGCAACAACTGGACCTTTCACATAACAAAGTATCTGCTAATACTATGAGGTCTATTAGAAGATCTACACTACCTCCACTATTAGTTTATCCAGAACCCAGCACACTAGCAAATAGCTACAACTGTTGTGATCTCTTGCTAACAATACTATTATTGCCAGGAATATTGATATGGTCAATATTGTGTAAAATACTAGAAATATTAGTATTGCCAATGATAGCAATATCATTTGCAGTATTaattgcaatattaattttgccaGGAATATTAATTTTGCCAATGCTAGCAACATTAATATTGCTAATACCAAGAGATCGCGCTTGGATAGTTTGGCCAGTGTATATCTCATTGTGGTTGATTGCAATTTTCCTGACATACTGTCAAAGTTAA